From Virgibacillus ihumii, the proteins below share one genomic window:
- a CDS encoding zinc-binding dehydrogenase, giving the protein MKGWQFVETNKPLELAEKEDPKVDAGKVVIDTKVAGICHSDVGVLRDPGWKALLGDLPVIMGHEVAGVISEVGEGITDYQVGDQVAVCPTGPSGQAPGYAYDGGFGTKVLAPAEDLVKIPDGVSFAQAAAGTDAGMTSYHAAFNKGGIKEGMTVGMIGIGGLGQIALQAAVAKGATVYAVDLNPKARELAKELGAAGVYENVKEIEQFEPEVIVDYAGFGVTTREALETVKFKGKVVLVGMGKLETTLNVTSLITKQATLVGSNGGTKQDIEEIYELFAGGKVSPKITKISFDEIPKGIQMLEDNKVTGRLVADMEK; this is encoded by the coding sequence ATGAAAGGTTGGCAGTTTGTTGAAACAAATAAACCTTTGGAACTTGCGGAAAAAGAAGATCCAAAGGTTGATGCCGGAAAAGTTGTAATCGATACGAAGGTAGCAGGGATCTGTCATTCTGATGTTGGTGTATTAAGAGATCCAGGTTGGAAAGCATTACTTGGTGACCTACCTGTTATTATGGGGCACGAGGTTGCAGGTGTTATAAGTGAAGTTGGTGAAGGTATAACAGACTATCAAGTTGGTGACCAAGTAGCTGTTTGTCCTACTGGCCCGAGTGGACAAGCTCCAGGTTATGCATATGATGGAGGATTCGGCACAAAAGTTTTAGCACCGGCTGAGGACTTAGTGAAGATACCTGATGGCGTTTCATTTGCCCAAGCAGCTGCAGGTACCGATGCAGGAATGACTTCTTATCACGCTGCTTTTAACAAAGGCGGCATAAAAGAAGGTATGACAGTCGGGATGATTGGTATTGGTGGATTGGGTCAAATTGCCCTACAAGCTGCTGTCGCAAAAGGAGCTACTGTATATGCAGTTGATTTAAATCCAAAAGCCCGTGAATTAGCCAAAGAATTGGGTGCAGCAGGAGTCTATGAAAATGTAAAAGAAATTGAACAGTTTGAACCTGAAGTTATTGTTGATTATGCTGGATTTGGCGTAACAACGCGGGAAGCTCTGGAAACTGTTAAATTCAAAGGAAAAGTAGTTCTTGTCGGTATGGGCAAACTGGAAACAACTCTAAATGTTACTTCATTAATCACAAAACAAGCAACACTCGTTGGAAGTAACGGTGGTACTAAACAAGATATAGAAGAAATATATGAATTATTTGCGGGCGGCAAAGTAAGTCCTAAAATAACTAAGATTTCTTTTGATGAAATCCCTAAAGGTATTCAGATGTTAGAAGATAATAAAGTGACTGGTCGATTAGTAGCAGACATGGAAAAATAG